Proteins found in one Gordonia sp. PDNC005 genomic segment:
- a CDS encoding amino acid ABC transporter ATP-binding protein, with protein sequence MSRPLVRVRGLTKSFGAHPALRGIDLDVNEGEVTVLLGPSGSGKSTLLRTVNHIEKPDAGFVEVDGDIIGYRHVGGRLRERPSREIAAQRARIGMVFQQFNLFGHRTVAQNIIEGPVAAGQSRRDALRHASELLERVGLAGREDSYPRQLSGGQQQRVAIARALAQRPSLMLFDEPTSALDPELVGEVLSVIRDLAADGMTMLIVTHELGFAREVADTVVFLEDGTIVESGPPDDVLLSPANERTRSFVSAVL encoded by the coding sequence ATGAGCCGCCCGCTGGTCCGCGTGCGTGGACTCACCAAATCGTTCGGAGCACACCCGGCGTTGCGGGGCATCGACCTCGACGTCAACGAAGGCGAAGTCACGGTGCTCCTCGGTCCGTCGGGATCGGGCAAGTCGACACTGCTCCGCACCGTGAATCACATCGAGAAACCCGACGCGGGATTCGTCGAGGTCGACGGCGACATCATCGGATATCGGCACGTCGGTGGACGCCTCCGCGAACGTCCGTCTCGCGAGATCGCAGCACAGCGGGCGCGAATCGGAATGGTCTTCCAACAGTTCAACCTGTTCGGACACCGAACCGTGGCCCAGAACATCATCGAAGGTCCCGTCGCCGCAGGCCAGTCGCGACGCGATGCGCTGCGTCATGCTTCGGAACTGCTCGAGAGGGTCGGGCTCGCCGGGCGCGAAGACTCGTACCCGCGCCAGCTGTCGGGCGGTCAGCAACAGCGCGTCGCGATCGCCCGGGCCCTGGCACAACGGCCGAGCCTGATGCTGTTCGACGAGCCGACCAGTGCACTCGACCCCGAGCTCGTGGGAGAGGTGTTGTCGGTGATCCGCGACCTCGCCGCCGATGGCATGACGATGCTGATCGTCACTCACGAACTGGGCTTCGCCCGAGAGGTCGCCGACACCGTCGTGTTCCTCGAGGACGGGACGATCGTCGAGTCCGGGCCGCCCGACGACGTGCTCCTCTCACCAGCCAACGAACGGACCCGGTCCTTCGTGTCGGCCGTTCTCTGA
- a CDS encoding LLM class flavin-dependent oxidoreductase, which yields MTDHLHLAVALDGAGWHPAAWRESQARPADLFDAAYWIDLARTAERGLLDFVTIEDALTVQSADPFSPDERTDQVRGRLDAVEIAARVAPATASVGFVPTAVVTHTEPFHLSKAVATLDYVSSGRAGLRVQVAATPHANGNVGRRQIPDVRITDIGADEFAAAESTLFAEAADYVEVVRRLWDSWEDDAEIRDIATGRFIDRHKLHYIDFESPNFSVKGPSITPRPPQGQPPVVALAHLPRGLELIGESADIGLITPHTQAQAVDSVASIRAAAAAAGRGDETIHVFADLVVFLDDTEDEAHDRVARLDDVAGASFRSDAPVFIGTAAGLADLLIERQSAGLSGFRLRPGTLPTDLDRIVDDLVPELQRRGVFRSAYPKSSTLRGLLGLSRPANRYATAQS from the coding sequence ATGACTGATCACTTGCATCTCGCCGTCGCCCTCGACGGCGCAGGCTGGCATCCCGCCGCATGGCGCGAGTCGCAGGCCCGACCGGCCGACCTGTTCGACGCCGCGTACTGGATCGATCTCGCCAGGACCGCCGAACGGGGACTGCTCGACTTCGTCACCATCGAAGACGCCCTGACCGTCCAGTCCGCGGACCCGTTCTCCCCCGACGAACGCACAGACCAGGTTCGCGGACGATTGGACGCGGTCGAGATCGCCGCACGCGTCGCCCCGGCGACGGCGTCCGTCGGCTTCGTGCCGACAGCTGTCGTCACCCACACCGAACCATTCCACCTGTCCAAGGCAGTCGCCACTCTCGACTATGTGAGCAGCGGCCGAGCCGGTCTGCGGGTTCAGGTCGCCGCGACGCCACACGCGAACGGCAACGTCGGTCGACGGCAGATCCCCGATGTCCGCATCACCGACATCGGCGCCGACGAATTCGCCGCCGCGGAGTCGACGCTGTTCGCGGAGGCCGCCGACTACGTCGAGGTCGTCCGCCGTCTCTGGGACAGCTGGGAGGACGACGCCGAGATCCGTGACATCGCGACCGGCCGATTCATCGACCGGCACAAACTGCACTACATCGACTTCGAGAGTCCGAACTTCTCGGTGAAAGGACCGTCGATCACCCCTCGGCCACCGCAGGGGCAGCCGCCGGTCGTCGCTCTCGCTCATCTGCCGCGCGGACTGGAGCTCATCGGCGAATCCGCCGACATCGGACTGATCACCCCGCACACCCAGGCCCAGGCCGTCGACAGTGTCGCCTCGATCCGCGCCGCCGCAGCGGCGGCGGGCCGCGGCGACGAAACGATCCACGTGTTCGCCGACCTCGTCGTGTTCCTCGACGACACCGAGGACGAAGCGCACGACCGCGTCGCTCGGCTCGACGACGTCGCCGGAGCGTCGTTCCGCAGCGACGCTCCCGTGTTCATCGGCACGGCGGCCGGTCTCGCCGATCTGCTGATCGAGCGCCAGTCGGCAGGGCTCAGCGGCTTCCGTCTACGGCCCGGGACACTCCCGACCGATCTGGACCGGATCGTCGACGATCTCGTCCCCGAGCTTCAGCGGCGCGGCGTGTTCCGGTCCGCGTACCCGAAGTCGTCGACCCTGCGAGGGCTGCTGGGATTGTCGCGCCCGGCGAACCGCTACGCGACCGCACAATCCTAG
- a CDS encoding transporter substrate-binding domain-containing protein gives MPTSRSRRRSVRFAAATTALLAAASITLTACGSSDDPSTDAGGTAPAVPTQDVVSGITKVDTIAAKLPADVRASGKLTIGTIKTPGLASLPIGGEVDGRPVGLHRDLTDAVAKVLGLTADYQYGTFPSILPGIQNGRYQVGQANFSVTKDREKVVDFATFVTDGQGFLGTEKVTQDKFTQISDACGYRIGTAPGSSFQTLLEQNADACKKIGKPDWTVQYFTDSAPITLGLQNGKLDLYFGPSLALQYAESRIPHTRYLGEIYKSPVGFISAKGSPIAPAIVDAVNELITTGDYQKIFDKWQVPGNKIERSELNPPTTF, from the coding sequence ATGCCCACATCACGTTCCCGCCGCCGCTCGGTCCGCTTCGCTGCGGCTACGACGGCCCTTCTCGCGGCCGCATCCATCACCCTGACCGCCTGCGGCTCGTCCGACGACCCGAGCACCGATGCTGGCGGCACCGCACCCGCCGTGCCCACGCAAGACGTCGTGTCCGGCATCACGAAGGTCGACACCATCGCGGCGAAGCTGCCCGCCGACGTTCGCGCATCCGGCAAGCTCACCATCGGGACCATCAAGACTCCCGGACTCGCATCCCTGCCCATCGGCGGTGAGGTCGACGGCCGGCCCGTCGGTCTCCACCGCGACCTCACCGACGCCGTCGCAAAGGTGCTCGGCCTCACCGCCGACTACCAGTACGGAACGTTCCCGTCGATCCTGCCCGGCATTCAGAACGGCCGCTACCAGGTCGGCCAGGCCAACTTCAGTGTGACGAAGGACCGGGAGAAGGTCGTCGACTTCGCGACCTTCGTCACCGACGGACAAGGGTTCCTCGGCACCGAGAAGGTGACACAGGACAAGTTCACTCAGATCAGCGACGCCTGCGGGTACCGGATCGGCACCGCGCCGGGATCGTCGTTCCAGACTCTGCTCGAACAGAACGCCGACGCGTGCAAGAAGATCGGCAAGCCCGACTGGACCGTCCAATACTTCACCGACTCCGCACCGATCACCCTCGGGCTGCAGAACGGCAAGCTCGACCTCTACTTCGGGCCGTCGCTCGCCCTGCAGTATGCAGAGTCGAGGATCCCCCACACGCGGTATCTCGGCGAGATCTACAAGTCGCCGGTGGGCTTCATCTCTGCGAAGGGCTCGCCCATCGCACCCGCGATCGTCGACGCCGTCAACGAACTCATCACGACCGGCGACTACCAGAAGATCTTCGACAAGTGGCAGGTCCCAGGCAACAAGATCGAGCGCTCCGAGCTCAATCCCCCTACGACTTTCTGA
- a CDS encoding NtaA/DmoA family FMN-dependent monooxygenase (This protein belongs to a clade of FMN-dependent monooxygenases, within a broader family of flavin-dependent oxidoreductases, the luciferase-like monooxygenase (LMM) family, some of whose members use coenzyme F420 rather than FMN.) — protein sequence MSTAAHSEPSRSRPLKQIHIAAHFPGVNNTTVWSHPEAGSHIEFDSFRTFAQEAERGKFDFLFLAEGLRLREQNGEIYDLDVVGRPDTFTILSALAAVTDRLGLAGTINSTFNEPYEVARQFASLDHLSAGRAAWNVVTSWDEFTGENFRRGGFLAEEDRYGRAESFLSAAQTLWDSWHDDDVVADRGAGRFLGRGDAGAYAYRDRFFDIEGRFNVPRSPQGRPVIFQAGDSDAGREFAAAQADAIFSRHGDLDSGTKFYTDVKRRLAKYGRRHDELLILPAVTFVLGDTDAEAADAAAEVRLAQVSAATATRFIEQVWNVALPDFDADGPFPSFDPVEGESTVSKGRASVRMLGREATAVAEQWRAIAAAEGLSAREVVAKAFHRGGLVGSPKTVADQLNELVQSDAADGVILAPHITPGGLTPFVDQVIPILQERGVYRTDYEGTTLRDHLGLTRPEPTTSREAAS from the coding sequence ATGTCCACCGCCGCACACTCTGAGCCCTCACGCTCGCGTCCCCTCAAGCAGATCCACATCGCCGCGCACTTCCCCGGCGTCAACAACACCACCGTGTGGAGCCACCCTGAAGCGGGCAGTCACATAGAATTCGACAGCTTCCGCACGTTCGCGCAGGAGGCCGAGCGCGGCAAGTTCGACTTCCTCTTCCTCGCCGAGGGCCTCCGCCTTCGTGAGCAGAACGGCGAGATCTACGACCTGGACGTCGTGGGCCGTCCCGACACCTTCACGATCCTGTCGGCACTCGCCGCCGTCACTGATCGCCTCGGCCTTGCCGGCACCATCAATTCGACGTTCAACGAACCCTACGAAGTGGCCCGCCAGTTCGCTTCACTCGACCACTTGTCTGCAGGTCGAGCGGCCTGGAATGTCGTCACCAGCTGGGACGAGTTCACCGGAGAGAACTTCCGCCGCGGGGGTTTCCTCGCCGAAGAGGACCGGTACGGTCGCGCCGAGTCGTTCCTGTCCGCCGCGCAGACGCTGTGGGACTCATGGCACGACGACGACGTGGTCGCCGACCGCGGAGCGGGACGGTTCCTCGGTCGCGGCGACGCTGGTGCGTACGCCTACCGCGACCGGTTCTTCGATATCGAAGGACGATTCAATGTGCCGCGTTCCCCGCAAGGTCGACCGGTCATCTTCCAGGCCGGCGACTCCGACGCAGGACGCGAATTCGCCGCGGCTCAGGCCGACGCGATCTTCTCCCGACACGGCGACCTCGATTCGGGCACGAAGTTCTACACCGATGTGAAGCGACGGCTGGCCAAGTACGGCCGCAGGCACGACGAACTGCTGATCCTCCCCGCGGTGACCTTCGTGCTCGGCGACACCGACGCGGAAGCCGCCGACGCCGCAGCCGAGGTTCGCCTCGCGCAAGTGTCTGCGGCCACCGCCACCCGATTCATCGAACAGGTCTGGAACGTTGCGCTGCCCGACTTCGACGCAGACGGGCCGTTCCCGTCGTTCGATCCGGTCGAAGGCGAGTCCACGGTGTCGAAGGGGCGCGCGAGCGTCCGGATGCTCGGGCGCGAAGCCACAGCGGTAGCAGAGCAATGGCGGGCCATCGCGGCCGCGGAAGGGCTCTCTGCCCGGGAGGTCGTCGCAAAGGCCTTCCATCGCGGCGGACTCGTCGGCTCACCGAAGACCGTCGCCGACCAATTGAACGAACTTGTGCAGTCAGACGCCGCAGACGGCGTCATCCTCGCGCCCCACATCACGCCGGGAGGCCTCACCCCGTTCGTCGACCAGGTGATTCCGATCCTGCAGGAGCGGGGCGTCTACCGGACCGACTATGAAGGCACGACCCTGCGTGACCACCTCGGCCTCACCCGCCCCGAGCCGACTACCAGCCGAGAGGCCGCATCATGA
- a CDS encoding amino acid ABC transporter permease, whose translation MTAVISPSSPGSVGPVSRPGDDDLLAAPVVGARHPWQWVGTGVVLVLTAMFVHTLVTNDRFQWDVVGDYFASSSVLNGLWLTLWLTAATMVVGFVLGVLLAAMRLSSSPVLSSISFGYVWLIRSVPPLVQLLFWFQLASLFPQLSIGVPFGPSFVTFDTATLITGVVAAFIALTLDVAAFSAEIVRGGLLSVEEGQTEAAQSIGLNRGRIFWRIVLPQAMPAIVPSTGNLLIGLLKATSIVSVIAVEDLLYSTQLIYQQNYLVIPLLLVATVWYIILTTILSIGQYFVERHYNRGRRRQQPSSFAQTFRDNLPLFGTLQSRTVGGRA comes from the coding sequence GTGACTGCTGTCATATCCCCGTCGTCTCCCGGATCGGTCGGCCCCGTGAGCCGTCCGGGCGACGATGATCTCCTCGCCGCGCCGGTAGTCGGCGCACGCCATCCGTGGCAGTGGGTCGGCACCGGCGTTGTGCTCGTGCTGACCGCGATGTTCGTGCACACGCTCGTCACCAACGACCGATTCCAGTGGGACGTCGTCGGTGACTACTTCGCGAGTTCGTCTGTCCTCAACGGCCTCTGGCTGACCCTGTGGCTGACGGCCGCGACCATGGTCGTGGGCTTCGTGCTCGGCGTCCTGCTGGCAGCGATGCGGCTCTCATCGAGTCCGGTCCTGTCGTCGATCAGTTTCGGATACGTCTGGCTGATCAGGTCTGTCCCGCCCCTCGTCCAGCTGTTGTTCTGGTTCCAATTGGCGTCGCTGTTCCCCCAACTCTCGATCGGCGTCCCGTTCGGTCCGAGCTTCGTCACATTCGACACGGCCACGCTCATCACCGGGGTGGTCGCGGCGTTCATCGCTCTGACACTCGACGTCGCTGCGTTCTCCGCCGAGATCGTTCGCGGCGGACTGCTGTCGGTAGAGGAGGGCCAGACCGAAGCTGCGCAGTCGATCGGCCTGAACCGGGGTCGGATCTTCTGGCGGATCGTGCTGCCGCAAGCCATGCCCGCCATCGTCCCGTCGACCGGAAACCTGTTGATCGGACTGCTGAAAGCCACATCCATCGTGAGCGTGATCGCAGTCGAGGATCTCTTGTACTCGACCCAGCTCATCTACCAGCAGAATTACCTCGTCATCCCGCTGCTCCTGGTAGCGACGGTCTGGTACATCATCCTCACGACCATCTTGTCGATCGGCCAGTACTTCGTCGAACGCCACTACAACCGCGGCCGTCGTCGACAGCAGCCGTCGTCGTTCGCTCAAACGTTCCGCGACAACCTGCCACTGTTCGGCACTCTTCAGAGCCGCACCGTTGGAGGCAGGGCATGA
- the ppc gene encoding phosphoenolpyruvate carboxylase, whose product MTPEPHHDSEAIARAIATPMVDRIRVDDTGRSATEPLRDDIRFLGGLLGEVIRSQAGDDVFDLVEDSRRDAFGIRYQDVSRDELAERYTGRDVSELMPVVRAFTNFALLANLAEDLHRERRRRIHLIAGDPPQASSLGATFARLAAAGLEDERVHRLIADANVVPVITAHPTETRRKSVFDAQNRINELMRVRGRTELTADEESTITREISRHILMLWQTALIRMRRLTISDEITTGLRYYGASFFDVIPSLNNDVRRSLQATFPSARLDTSIITMGSWIGGDRDGNPFVTGDIVTEATSAAAATAMRHHLDELTALHQELSMSVRLISGVTDELTDLGAGYAPETPDGVDDEPFRSAVTAVRSRLLARAVVTLGDDVVAPADRPLAAEAEPYADAAEFLADLDVIDAALRAVVDDAIADDRLAALREAVRTFGFHLSGLDMRQNSETHEEVVGELLAWAGVCDDYASLDEHDRVAVLTAELTSRRPLTSLDARLSDLAVKELGVVHAAAAAVERFGPKAVPVYIISMCQSVSDMLEAMILLKEAGLYDAGDGSPACSVRVVPLFETIEDLQAGAGILTSALGVPFYRELIRSQGDVHEVMLGYSDSNKDGGYLAANWALYRGELDLVDAARTAGIRLRLFHGRGGTVGRGGGPSYDAILAQPPGAVQGSLRLTEQGEIIAAKYAEPVRARRNLESLVAATLESSLLDVEGLGDESAEAYRVFDELAASARAAYSRLVHDTPGFVEYFTASTPLSEIGALNIGSRPTSRKQTTAISDLRAIPWVLSWTQCRVMLPGWYGTGTAFAEWIGDDPDRLAVLADYYRRWPFFRSVMSNMAQVLAKSDMGLAYRYAQLVPDVELRERVFTMIVDEHERTIAMCSAITGTDDLLADNDALKRSVVNRFPYLEPLNLLQVELLQRFRAGDDSPQIRRAIQLTMNGLATALRNSG is encoded by the coding sequence ATGACACCCGAGCCGCATCACGATTCCGAAGCGATCGCGCGGGCGATCGCAACGCCGATGGTCGACCGGATTCGCGTCGACGACACTGGCCGATCGGCCACCGAACCACTCCGTGACGACATCCGCTTCCTCGGCGGACTGCTCGGCGAGGTGATCAGATCCCAGGCCGGAGACGACGTGTTCGACCTGGTCGAGGACTCGCGGAGGGATGCGTTCGGCATCCGCTACCAGGACGTGTCCCGCGATGAACTCGCGGAGCGGTACACCGGCAGAGACGTGTCGGAACTGATGCCGGTGGTCCGGGCGTTCACCAACTTCGCACTGTTGGCCAACCTCGCCGAAGACCTTCACCGCGAGCGACGGCGACGGATTCATCTGATCGCCGGGGACCCGCCGCAGGCATCGTCGCTCGGAGCGACGTTCGCCCGACTTGCCGCTGCCGGTCTGGAGGACGAGCGTGTGCATCGGTTGATCGCCGACGCCAACGTGGTCCCCGTGATCACCGCTCATCCGACCGAGACTCGCCGCAAGAGTGTGTTCGACGCGCAGAACCGCATCAACGAACTCATGCGAGTCCGCGGGCGGACCGAATTGACCGCCGACGAGGAGTCGACGATCACTCGGGAGATCTCCCGCCACATCCTGATGCTGTGGCAGACGGCGCTCATCAGGATGCGACGCCTGACGATCAGTGATGAGATCACCACCGGCCTCCGCTACTACGGCGCCTCCTTCTTCGACGTGATCCCGTCGTTGAACAACGACGTCAGGAGATCGCTGCAGGCGACGTTCCCCAGCGCACGACTCGACACGTCGATCATCACGATGGGCTCGTGGATCGGTGGAGACCGCGACGGCAACCCATTCGTCACCGGCGACATCGTGACCGAGGCGACATCGGCGGCCGCGGCCACCGCCATGCGGCACCACCTGGACGAGCTGACCGCCCTGCATCAAGAGCTCAGCATGTCGGTGCGCCTGATCAGTGGAGTGACCGACGAACTGACGGACCTCGGAGCGGGGTACGCGCCCGAGACCCCGGACGGCGTGGACGACGAGCCGTTCCGGTCGGCCGTGACCGCGGTCAGGTCACGGCTGCTGGCGCGGGCGGTCGTCACTCTCGGCGACGACGTCGTGGCGCCTGCCGACCGACCTCTCGCGGCAGAAGCGGAGCCGTACGCCGACGCGGCGGAGTTCCTGGCCGACCTCGACGTGATCGACGCCGCCCTGCGGGCGGTCGTTGACGACGCCATCGCCGACGACCGTCTCGCGGCTCTCCGCGAGGCGGTCCGCACCTTCGGGTTCCACCTGTCGGGGCTGGACATGCGGCAGAACTCCGAGACACACGAAGAAGTGGTCGGCGAACTGCTCGCGTGGGCCGGGGTGTGCGACGACTACGCGTCTCTCGACGAGCACGACAGAGTCGCGGTGCTGACCGCTGAACTCACCTCCCGCAGGCCTCTGACCAGTCTGGACGCGCGACTCAGCGACCTCGCAGTGAAGGAGCTGGGCGTTGTGCACGCGGCCGCGGCCGCGGTCGAGCGCTTCGGACCGAAGGCAGTGCCGGTGTACATCATCAGCATGTGCCAGTCCGTCTCGGACATGTTGGAGGCGATGATCCTCCTCAAGGAGGCCGGTCTGTACGATGCGGGCGACGGATCACCGGCGTGCAGCGTGCGAGTGGTTCCACTGTTCGAGACCATCGAGGACCTCCAGGCCGGCGCGGGCATCCTCACATCCGCGTTGGGCGTGCCGTTCTACCGCGAACTCATCCGGTCCCAAGGTGATGTCCACGAAGTGATGCTCGGTTACTCCGACTCCAACAAGGACGGCGGCTACCTGGCGGCCAACTGGGCGTTGTACCGCGGTGAGCTCGATCTGGTGGACGCGGCGCGCACCGCAGGAATCCGGCTCCGGCTCTTCCACGGCAGGGGCGGAACCGTCGGCCGGGGCGGAGGCCCGAGCTACGACGCGATCCTCGCGCAGCCCCCGGGAGCGGTGCAGGGATCGCTGCGGCTCACCGAGCAGGGCGAGATCATCGCCGCGAAGTACGCCGAACCGGTCCGGGCTCGCCGCAATCTCGAGTCGCTGGTCGCCGCGACACTCGAATCATCCTTGCTCGACGTCGAGGGCCTCGGCGACGAGTCAGCCGAGGCCTACCGAGTGTTCGATGAGCTCGCCGCGTCCGCACGCGCCGCCTACTCGCGACTGGTGCACGACACGCCGGGGTTCGTCGAGTACTTCACCGCGTCGACACCGCTGTCGGAGATCGGCGCTCTGAACATCGGAAGCCGCCCTACGTCGCGGAAGCAGACCACGGCGATCTCCGACCTGCGGGCGATTCCGTGGGTGCTGTCGTGGACCCAGTGCCGGGTGATGCTGCCGGGCTGGTACGGAACGGGAACCGCGTTCGCCGAGTGGATCGGCGACGACCCCGATCGCCTCGCTGTGCTCGCCGACTACTACCGCAGGTGGCCGTTCTTCCGTTCGGTGATGTCGAACATGGCTCAGGTTCTCGCGAAGAGCGACATGGGCTTGGCCTACCGGTACGCGCAGTTGGTACCCGACGTCGAACTCCGCGAGCGAGTCTTCACGATGATCGTCGACGAGCACGAGAGGACCATCGCGATGTGCTCGGCGATCACCGGCACCGACGATCTCCTCGCCGACAACGACGCGCTGAAGCGGTCAGTTGTGAACCGCTTCCCGTACCTCGAACCGCTCAATCTGCTGCAGGTGGAACTGCTTCAACGATTCCGCGCAGGTGACGATTCGCCACAGATCCGGCGGGCCATCCAACTCACCATGAACGGACTCGCCACCGCGCTTCGCAACAGCGGTTAG